From a region of the Mesotoga sp. UBA6090 genome:
- a CDS encoding DUF1848 domain-containing protein, which yields MIISASRRTDIPAFYSEWIVERLKSGFALVRNPFNLRQVSKVILTPEAVDCFVFWTKDPKNMIDKLNHFVDYCYYFQFTITPYNRSVEPGLRDKREIIETFKKLSGKIGEDRVIWRYDPILINEEYSVDNHLRAFEKMAHLLKGFTEECVISFVDYYQKISSNLRRLDARAPNENEVRKIASHYSEVSSAEGMKLKTCSETVDLSEYGISHGSCIDGMLIDRLTGRRVDRPKDRYQRAACRCVESVDIGAYNTCPNRCLYCYASFSEKVIRRNYHSFNPKSPLLCSELEERDKISERKK from the coding sequence TTGATAATCAGTGCAAGCAGAAGGACGGATATCCCTGCTTTTTATTCTGAGTGGATTGTAGAACGATTGAAAAGTGGCTTTGCTCTTGTTAGAAATCCATTCAATCTTCGTCAGGTGAGCAAAGTCATTTTGACTCCAGAGGCAGTAGACTGCTTCGTATTCTGGACAAAGGATCCCAAAAATATGATAGATAAACTGAATCACTTTGTCGATTACTGTTATTATTTTCAGTTCACGATTACACCCTATAATAGAAGTGTAGAGCCTGGTCTTCGCGACAAGAGAGAGATTATCGAGACCTTTAAAAAGCTTTCCGGAAAGATTGGAGAAGACAGAGTGATTTGGAGATACGATCCTATTCTGATTAATGAAGAATATAGTGTCGACAATCATCTACGGGCCTTCGAAAAGATGGCGCATTTGCTTAAGGGATTCACTGAAGAGTGTGTGATTAGTTTTGTTGATTACTATCAGAAGATCTCATCAAACCTACGAAGACTCGACGCAAGGGCTCCTAATGAAAATGAGGTAAGAAAGATCGCCAGCCATTATTCAGAAGTATCATCGGCTGAAGGAATGAAGCTGAAGACATGTTCAGAGACCGTTGATCTTTCGGAATATGGAATTAGTCACGGAAGCTGCATTGATGGGATGCTAATCGACAGGCTGACGGGTAGAAGGGTCGATCGCCCAAAGGACAGGTATCAGAGAGCTGCATGCCGCTGTGTCGAGAGTGTCGACATTGGCGCATATAACACCTGTCCTAATCGGTGTCTATACTGCTATGCGAGCTTTAGTGAGAAAGTAATTCGTAGAAATTATCATTCCTTCAATCCAAAGTCCCCGCTTCTTTGCAGCGAATTGGAAGAGCGCGATAAGATTTCTGAGAGAAAGAAGTAG
- a CDS encoding cobalamin B12-binding domain-containing protein, whose product MNDIKSSFADALDSQDKERAVVLCLEALESRSVEVINLYLDILAPALKNWECDYIGDRLCIWKEHIRSSIVRTVLECCFPYIVKKRRDNGSINNDQMVAVLCPPEEYHEIGARMISDIFTIAGYNSIFVGANTPLDTFLEASKKLSPQYIAISVSNYYNLINTRRMISRIKEVGGKSRIVVGGNAFENNPDYWKEVGADIFLKDPREILALGKRDAK is encoded by the coding sequence TTGAACGACATCAAAAGTAGTTTTGCCGATGCTCTCGATTCCCAGGATAAGGAAAGAGCTGTAGTCCTGTGCTTGGAGGCACTTGAATCGAGAAGTGTTGAAGTGATTAACTTGTATCTGGATATACTTGCGCCAGCCCTAAAAAACTGGGAGTGTGATTATATAGGTGACAGATTATGCATATGGAAGGAACACATTAGGAGCTCGATTGTCAGAACAGTTTTGGAATGTTGCTTCCCCTATATTGTGAAGAAAAGAAGAGATAATGGATCAATCAATAATGATCAAATGGTGGCAGTACTTTGTCCGCCCGAAGAGTATCATGAGATCGGAGCTAGAATGATCTCGGACATCTTCACTATCGCGGGGTACAATTCAATATTCGTCGGAGCAAATACCCCTCTAGACACCTTCCTTGAGGCTTCGAAAAAACTGAGTCCACAGTATATTGCAATTAGCGTTTCAAACTACTACAACCTAATAAACACTCGAAGGATGATTTCACGAATTAAGGAGGTCGGTGGGAAATCGAGGATTGTCGTGGGTGGAAATGCATTCGAAAACAATCCCGACTACTGGAAGGAAGTTGGTGCGGATATCTTCCTGAAAGATCCGAGAGAGATTCTAGCTCTTGGGAAGCGTGATGCGAAATGA
- a CDS encoding DUF2179 domain-containing protein gives MEEFLSGDLFKWVIMPLIIFFARIIDVSLGTTRIIMVSRGKKEMASAIGFFEIILWLLVASKVIQSVDNVLYILAYAGGFAAGSYIGMLIDERLAIGTVSVRLIISRDPTELIEKLCQAGFGVTKIDATGARGKAYIVYSIINRKEVEDFERIALECVPKAFMSVEDIRKVREGVFLPRDTLRIRRESPLRKSK, from the coding sequence ATGGAAGAGTTCTTAAGCGGAGATCTGTTCAAATGGGTAATTATGCCCCTGATAATCTTTTTCGCAAGGATCATCGACGTTTCTCTTGGAACCACGAGAATCATAATGGTTTCGAGAGGCAAGAAAGAAATGGCAAGTGCAATCGGTTTCTTTGAGATTATTCTATGGTTGCTCGTTGCCAGCAAGGTTATCCAGAGTGTTGACAACGTACTTTATATACTTGCTTATGCAGGCGGCTTCGCAGCCGGCAGCTACATAGGAATGCTCATCGATGAGAGGCTTGCAATCGGGACCGTTTCGGTTAGGTTGATAATTTCGAGAGATCCGACTGAACTTATAGAAAAACTGTGCCAGGCGGGATTTGGAGTGACAAAGATAGACGCTACCGGTGCTCGAGGAAAGGCCTACATTGTTTACAGTATCATAAACAGGAAAGAAGTGGAAGACTTCGAGAGAATTGCTCTCGAATGTGTACCAAAGGCATTTATGTCTGTTGAAGATATCCGGAAGGTTAGGGAAGGAGTCTTCTTGCCAAGAGATACATTGCGAATAAGAAGAGAATCGCCTTTAAGAAAATCGAAGTGA
- a CDS encoding glycosyltransferase, which produces MPGLNHKSYDIVVGIPSYNNSNTIKYVVETAAKGLGQFFPSLRGCIINSDGGSMDNTEEVFYSASSNGTDLLSFRYRGISGKGSAMRSIMEKALTLDAQSVVFLDSDLRSVEPFWIDRLARPIFEKNAAYVTPYYIRHKYDGTITNSICYPLTTALYGKKIRQPIGGDFGVGREMLDYYVSISEETWKSDVSRFGIDIWMTTSAIIEARGSIYQAALGTKIHDVKDPGKQLGNMFREVVGTLFSLMQRYEDFWRAVTVYSESPIYGEVAAGVPESVEVDLGNMILKCYEGIKEQEGFIKEILGSEISHELFLLGKANAMIDDDLWVRIIYRIASRYRNVALRKRLIELLVPLYFGRVASFVSRTGEMTQEDAEKETDRLLEKFVNAKDELISIWEKSSE; this is translated from the coding sequence ATGCCGGGACTGAATCACAAATCATATGACATTGTGGTCGGAATACCTAGTTATAACAACTCGAATACCATCAAATACGTTGTCGAGACGGCAGCAAAAGGTCTTGGTCAGTTTTTCCCATCGTTAAGAGGCTGTATCATCAACTCAGACGGAGGATCGATGGACAATACAGAAGAAGTTTTCTATTCGGCTTCCAGTAATGGAACGGATCTGTTGTCTTTCAGATATCGGGGGATCTCCGGAAAGGGAAGCGCAATGAGATCGATAATGGAGAAAGCCCTTACTCTCGATGCTCAGTCTGTTGTATTTCTCGACTCGGATTTAAGAAGTGTAGAACCTTTTTGGATAGATAGACTTGCCCGTCCGATCTTTGAAAAGAACGCCGCGTACGTTACCCCTTACTATATTCGACACAAGTATGACGGAACGATAACCAACAGCATATGCTACCCTCTCACAACGGCCCTTTACGGAAAGAAGATAAGACAACCTATTGGAGGAGATTTCGGTGTAGGCAGAGAAATGCTTGACTATTACGTCTCCATATCTGAGGAGACTTGGAAATCCGACGTTTCCAGGTTTGGAATCGATATCTGGATGACCACTTCTGCAATCATTGAGGCAAGAGGGAGTATATACCAGGCAGCTTTAGGTACGAAAATTCATGACGTGAAGGATCCAGGCAAGCAGCTTGGAAATATGTTCAGAGAAGTCGTTGGCACTTTGTTTTCCCTTATGCAGAGGTATGAAGATTTCTGGAGAGCGGTGACAGTTTACTCTGAATCGCCAATCTATGGTGAAGTGGCAGCTGGAGTTCCAGAATCGGTAGAAGTCGATTTGGGGAATATGATTCTCAAGTGTTATGAGGGCATTAAAGAGCAAGAGGGATTTATTAAGGAGATCCTTGGATCGGAAATTTCTCACGAGCTGTTCCTTCTTGGAAAAGCCAATGCGATGATTGATGATGATCTATGGGTTAGAATCATATACAGGATTGCTTCAAGATACAGAAATGTTGCACTTAGGAAGAGACTAATAGAGTTGCTCGTTCCTCTTTATTTTGGGAGAGTTGCGAGTTTTGTTTCGAGAACGGGGGAAATGACTCAAGAGGATGCCGAAAAGGAAACCGACAGACTCCTTGAGAAGTTTGTGAACGCAAAGGATGAGTTGATATCGATATGGGAGAAGAGTTCAGAATAA
- a CDS encoding ABC transporter permease — MRLAFSIAMRFLSSSKTQTLLIVMGIAIGVSVQVFIGSLIQGLQKDLVDTTIGSSAQITVSSSENNGVEEWQGIISEIASLDLPTDLTSLSASADVPVFISSGDRTLAVLLRGLQFPESHVIYKTDSRLIDGSLPEGDGEIIIGKGLKDEFDVNLGEEITIFTPDRTVETLKVVGVFDLGVASLNKNWLISTIGTAQSVGKLGDTVTSIEMQVSEVFRADENASVISERLSGSALQVTDWKSQNEDLLSGLNGQSVSSIMIQVFVIIAVSLGIASVLAITVVQKSRQIGILKAMGLKDSTTSFVFLFQGLALGIVGAVVGIAFGILLIIMFSTFAVGTDGEPIIRISLSYGFVMMSALIAIGASTIAAMVPARRSSKLSPVEVIRNG; from the coding sequence ATGAGATTGGCTTTTTCGATTGCGATGCGCTTTTTATCTTCTAGCAAGACACAAACCCTTCTCATAGTGATGGGAATTGCTATAGGTGTTTCCGTTCAGGTATTTATAGGCTCGCTTATCCAGGGGCTTCAAAAAGACCTGGTGGATACGACAATCGGAAGCTCTGCGCAGATAACTGTTTCCTCGTCGGAAAACAACGGAGTGGAAGAATGGCAAGGCATAATTTCTGAAATCGCTTCTCTTGATTTGCCAACTGATCTGACGTCTCTTTCTGCAAGCGCAGATGTTCCTGTCTTCATAAGCAGTGGCGACAGGACTTTAGCTGTTCTGCTCCGAGGTCTGCAGTTCCCCGAATCACACGTTATTTACAAGACGGATAGTCGTCTCATTGATGGTAGCCTTCCTGAAGGCGACGGAGAAATCATTATTGGCAAGGGTCTTAAGGATGAGTTCGATGTGAACCTTGGAGAAGAAATTACAATCTTCACTCCCGATAGAACAGTTGAAACCCTGAAGGTAGTTGGTGTTTTCGATCTGGGTGTTGCGAGCCTTAACAAGAACTGGCTGATCTCAACAATTGGCACCGCTCAATCAGTTGGGAAACTTGGTGATACAGTCACATCGATAGAGATGCAGGTGAGTGAGGTTTTCAGAGCTGATGAGAATGCCTCTGTCATTTCAGAACGTCTTTCTGGGTCTGCTTTGCAGGTCACTGACTGGAAATCTCAGAACGAAGATCTCCTCTCAGGACTGAATGGGCAGAGCGTATCCAGCATAATGATTCAGGTGTTCGTTATCATAGCAGTTTCCCTTGGTATCGCAAGCGTCCTTGCAATAACTGTAGTCCAGAAATCAAGGCAGATCGGAATCCTGAAAGCCATGGGCCTTAAAGATTCGACGACTAGTTTTGTCTTCCTGTTCCAGGGACTCGCTCTCGGTATTGTGGGAGCAGTAGTTGGAATCGCATTCGGAATCTTGCTTATAATAATGTTCTCCACATTTGCTGTAGGGACTGACGGAGAACCGATCATCAGAATCTCTCTGAGTTATGGGTTTGTAATGATGTCTGCGCTCATTGCCATTGGCGCTTCAACTATTGCCGCAATGGTCCCAGCCAGAAGATCCTCTAAACTCAGCCCTGTTGAGGTGATACGAAATGGCTAA
- a CDS encoding carbohydrate ABC transporter permease, with the protein MVKKETPFRRIMFALGILTICFFILIPFYFMVHVSLKADYDPNKLTFSDFTIRNYLEIFGLIQSSETEFFGDEIIRANLEPVLKRIDELEKRTASLEAYTQYVHEVQLKAKEKELREIVELVIEFSGLEVENREEFIENSLIPGTEEAKTIEENMKSIFSANDLKRFTDLRTEVENALTEESLISGLENAKAQLKSYEDQKTKILEERASEFPFLKYLRNSLAFAGTSALISLFVAILGAYAFSRLRFKGRGAVQRSVLFVYLFGGTVIMVPLYQMAVKLGILSSPLGTGMYLIMVYVIQTLPVSLYMLGNYFRTIPFSIEEAAIIDGCSRVQAIFKIVIPLSLPAIVTVYIYAFMIGWNEYLFASAFLGLKSYKDLFTLPIGLNAFSGSAHAVWGRLMAASVVSAIPIIIIFSLMQKYLTSGFTAGGVKE; encoded by the coding sequence ATGGTAAAGAAAGAGACACCTTTCAGAAGAATAATGTTTGCTCTTGGAATTCTCACAATCTGTTTCTTTATTCTAATTCCCTTCTATTTCATGGTTCATGTATCTCTTAAAGCAGACTACGATCCAAATAAGCTAACATTTTCCGATTTCACAATAAGGAACTATCTGGAGATATTTGGGCTCATTCAGAGCAGTGAAACGGAGTTTTTCGGTGACGAGATAATACGAGCGAATCTGGAACCTGTTTTGAAGAGAATAGATGAGTTGGAGAAAAGAACAGCCTCTCTCGAAGCATACACTCAATATGTTCATGAAGTTCAGCTGAAGGCTAAGGAGAAAGAACTCAGAGAGATCGTAGAGCTCGTGATTGAGTTCAGCGGACTTGAGGTCGAAAATAGGGAAGAGTTTATTGAGAACTCCCTAATTCCCGGCACAGAAGAGGCCAAGACCATTGAAGAGAATATGAAATCAATATTCAGTGCGAACGATTTGAAGCGATTTACAGATCTGAGAACTGAGGTTGAAAACGCGCTTACAGAGGAATCACTGATTTCCGGTCTCGAAAACGCAAAGGCTCAGCTAAAATCTTACGAAGATCAAAAAACTAAAATTCTAGAAGAAAGGGCAAGCGAATTCCCCTTTTTGAAGTATCTGAGAAACTCTCTGGCTTTTGCGGGAACTTCCGCCTTGATAAGTCTCTTCGTTGCGATTCTGGGGGCTTACGCCTTTTCAAGACTTAGATTCAAGGGAAGAGGAGCAGTCCAGCGATCGGTTCTTTTCGTGTATCTGTTCGGTGGCACCGTAATAATGGTCCCGCTTTATCAGATGGCGGTGAAACTCGGAATCCTTTCCTCGCCTCTGGGGACTGGAATGTATTTGATTATGGTCTATGTGATTCAGACACTTCCAGTCTCCCTTTACATGCTGGGAAATTACTTCAGAACAATACCGTTTTCAATTGAGGAAGCCGCAATCATTGATGGGTGTTCCAGAGTGCAGGCGATCTTCAAGATTGTTATTCCGCTCTCTCTTCCAGCGATTGTCACAGTTTATATCTATGCCTTTATGATTGGATGGAACGAATACTTGTTTGCATCTGCCTTCCTTGGTCTAAAATCCTATAAGGATCTCTTCACTCTTCCAATCGGGTTGAACGCGTTTTCCGGTTCGGCTCATGCGGTTTGGGGAAGGCTGATGGCGGCTTCAGTAGTTTCGGCTATCCCAATCATAATTATCTTCAGTCTTATGCAGAAGTATCTGACAAGCGGATTCACTGCTGGAGGTGTCAAAGAATAG
- a CDS encoding MurR/RpiR family transcriptional regulator: MGEEFRITEKLKAMIKGLNPAEKKAAKYIIDFPDDVIHHSISELSVLAGTSETTIFRLSKKLGFNGYQAFKIQLARELSSETPSISADKNKLISDLIEALNQQNHLIDEVQLDRIASRIVKASRLIFFGVASSGIVAEFGATLFMRAGFSTAFYTDPHLQIMTAVSLDKGDIVFGISASGNIRDTVKSIEVASDSGAYTVAITGGIGSRIVSVSTETVYVAQGGHETGIPLLQPRVCQLAVIQLLLEKSIKLRNGTMQTLEKVDRTLDKKRYI; encoded by the coding sequence ATGGGAGAAGAGTTCAGAATAACAGAGAAACTCAAAGCGATGATAAAGGGATTGAATCCGGCTGAGAAGAAGGCCGCGAAGTACATTATCGATTTTCCGGATGATGTGATTCACCACTCAATTAGCGAGCTTTCGGTGCTCGCCGGGACCAGTGAGACCACTATTTTCAGGTTATCGAAAAAGCTGGGTTTCAACGGCTACCAGGCTTTCAAAATCCAGCTGGCAAGAGAGCTTTCGAGTGAAACTCCATCGATTTCTGCTGACAAGAACAAGTTGATTTCAGATCTTATTGAAGCACTGAATCAGCAGAATCATCTAATAGACGAAGTCCAGCTTGACAGAATCGCAAGTCGAATTGTGAAGGCGAGCAGACTTATATTCTTCGGAGTGGCTTCTAGCGGAATAGTGGCAGAATTTGGAGCCACGCTCTTCATGAGGGCGGGCTTTTCGACAGCTTTCTATACTGATCCTCATCTACAAATAATGACGGCCGTTTCTTTGGACAAAGGCGACATTGTTTTTGGGATTTCTGCTAGCGGAAATATCAGAGATACGGTGAAGTCAATCGAAGTAGCCTCTGATTCTGGAGCATATACTGTAGCCATTACAGGTGGTATCGGATCAAGAATCGTCAGTGTTTCTACGGAGACGGTCTATGTCGCCCAGGGAGGGCATGAGACTGGAATACCACTTCTTCAACCAAGAGTATGCCAGCTTGCTGTGATTCAACTTTTGCTCGAGAAGTCGATAAAGCTTCGAAACGGAACAATGCAGACTCTGGAAAAAGTGGATAGAACACTTGACAAGAAGAGATACATCTGA
- a CDS encoding ABC transporter ATP-binding protein, producing MANIIELKDIKKVYGTVVKTEVLHGVDLEIEESSFLSIVGQSGSGKSTLMNIMGTLDQPTSGEITISGKQTNKMNKNELASVRNETIGFIFQFHYLLPEFTAFENVILPYRIKGLKASKEIMKRAKELMDVVQISKVKDNLAPNMSGGQQQRTAIARALINNPKIILADEPTGNLDSDTSAKVFSLMRDLNKKYGTTFVIITHDRRIAEETDRIVEIRDGDIVNDIKR from the coding sequence ATGGCTAACATAATCGAACTCAAAGATATTAAAAAGGTTTACGGAACGGTTGTGAAGACAGAAGTCCTTCACGGTGTGGATCTTGAAATCGAAGAGTCGTCGTTTCTTTCGATAGTCGGACAGTCAGGAAGCGGTAAATCTACACTCATGAATATTATGGGCACATTAGATCAACCCACGAGCGGCGAAATAACAATCTCAGGCAAACAGACAAACAAAATGAACAAGAATGAACTCGCAAGCGTTAGAAATGAGACTATCGGGTTTATATTCCAGTTTCACTATCTGCTTCCGGAGTTCACCGCTTTCGAAAATGTGATTCTGCCTTACAGAATCAAGGGCCTGAAAGCCTCGAAGGAAATTATGAAAAGGGCTAAGGAACTAATGGATGTCGTCCAAATAAGCAAGGTTAAGGACAATCTGGCTCCCAACATGTCGGGCGGCCAACAGCAGCGGACCGCAATAGCAAGGGCCCTTATCAACAATCCGAAGATTATCCTTGCAGATGAACCTACGGGCAATCTCGACTCCGATACCTCAGCGAAGGTTTTCAGCCTCATGCGTGATCTCAACAAGAAATACGGAACAACGTTCGTCATAATTACTCACGATAGAAGAATCGCAGAAGAGACAGACAGAATAGTTGAAATCAGAGACGGCGATATTGTGAACGACATAAAGAGATGA
- a CDS encoding ABC transporter substrate-binding protein, with protein sequence MKKIFFVVFLVMMLSVTMTGKLVYWHTQEEESRQQIIAQLIESFTIETGIEVEVVAIEENEMFSKLAAASAADTLPDLIEAGAETILGLGADGLLDTAIPTRFIRNAGDFYSGATRFVITPAGDEYFAVPYHGWVQGIWYRKDWFEEAGLAEPTTWEAIMEAAKHFHDPQNGMYGIVLGKTNDAYAEQVFTIFALSNGARIFDKDGNVIVNSPEMKEVLQYYKDLGAYSAPGHTYWQQARELYLAGRTPMMFYSTYVMDDLALAEIQTQYISDFDPDLVKNTEFAPMMTNSRPSSFGQVLSLAVVKSSQNKLDVLKLLDFMFEPDNYIKYIHMAPGGMLPTRSSIAESEEFLNDPKGIYRSYGAEKIKAIIYGMENIEKFGYVEGKVFPEMGKISGAFTIGNGIVMMFDNNATPDQVLTFWREDIRKLIGR encoded by the coding sequence ATGAAAAAAATATTCTTTGTAGTATTTCTGGTAATGATGCTTTCGGTAACAATGACTGGAAAACTTGTTTACTGGCACACTCAGGAAGAAGAATCCAGACAGCAGATTATTGCTCAGTTGATCGAGTCGTTTACAATTGAAACTGGAATCGAAGTTGAAGTAGTAGCGATCGAAGAGAATGAGATGTTCTCAAAACTTGCTGCAGCCTCTGCTGCAGATACGCTTCCAGACCTAATTGAAGCTGGCGCTGAAACTATTCTCGGCCTTGGAGCGGATGGTCTTCTGGATACTGCGATTCCGACAAGATTCATCAGAAATGCAGGGGATTTCTACAGTGGCGCCACGAGATTCGTTATTACGCCGGCCGGGGACGAGTACTTTGCAGTCCCATACCATGGATGGGTTCAGGGTATCTGGTACAGAAAAGATTGGTTTGAAGAAGCCGGACTGGCCGAGCCGACCACATGGGAAGCGATCATGGAGGCTGCTAAGCATTTCCATGATCCACAGAATGGGATGTATGGAATTGTTCTTGGAAAAACAAACGACGCATATGCGGAACAGGTATTCACGATTTTCGCTTTGTCAAATGGAGCAAGGATTTTTGATAAGGATGGAAATGTTATAGTAAATTCCCCAGAGATGAAGGAAGTGCTTCAGTACTACAAGGATCTTGGTGCATACTCGGCTCCAGGACATACCTACTGGCAGCAAGCAAGAGAGCTCTATCTTGCGGGTAGGACACCTATGATGTTCTACTCAACCTACGTCATGGATGACCTGGCTCTGGCCGAAATTCAGACTCAGTACATAAGCGATTTTGATCCTGATCTCGTTAAGAATACCGAATTTGCTCCAATGATGACAAATAGTAGACCTTCCTCCTTTGGACAGGTCTTGTCACTCGCTGTTGTCAAGTCTTCCCAGAACAAGCTTGATGTCCTTAAGCTCCTCGACTTCATGTTCGAGCCGGACAACTACATAAAGTACATACATATGGCTCCCGGTGGAATGCTTCCAACAAGGTCTTCCATAGCCGAAAGCGAAGAATTCCTCAATGATCCAAAGGGGATTTACAGGAGCTACGGTGCAGAGAAGATCAAGGCAATCATTTATGGAATGGAGAATATTGAGAAGTTCGGTTACGTTGAAGGGAAGGTCTTCCCGGAGATGGGAAAGATATCCGGAGCCTTCACAATTGGAAATGGAATCGTTATGATGTTCGATAACAACGCAACCCCCGATCAAGTTCTGACTTTCTGGAGAGAGGATATAAGAAAGCTGATAGGCAGATAA
- a CDS encoding aldo/keto reductase: MIYRTLSNRGAEIPAVGLGTWEVGGRDVPDKSRDKEHIETISRAIEMGYTHIDTAEHYGGGHTEELIGEAISVFSREKLFITSKVWPSHLQRAALHKALDGTLQRLRTDYLDLYLIHWPNPDVPLEETLSAMSDEVQNGRVRFIGVSNFDTPLLKKAVAVSREPIVNNQVLFNIDDRLAMNELLPYCQTQGITMTAYSPLRRNAVKTSTEKLLKELPSKYSASIQQIMLAWLLGKDGVVVIPKASKLEHLRSNLEAASIVLDQEDVRMLDSLE; this comes from the coding sequence ATGATATATAGAACTCTCAGTAATAGAGGAGCAGAAATCCCTGCAGTTGGACTTGGAACTTGGGAAGTAGGAGGAAGAGATGTCCCCGACAAATCCAGAGACAAGGAACATATCGAAACTATATCAAGAGCAATTGAAATGGGGTACACACACATCGATACGGCTGAGCATTATGGTGGAGGCCATACTGAAGAACTAATCGGAGAAGCAATATCCGTCTTCAGTAGAGAGAAACTATTTATTACATCTAAGGTCTGGCCCAGCCATTTGCAGAGAGCCGCACTCCACAAAGCACTTGACGGTACGCTGCAAAGACTCAGAACTGACTACCTGGATCTCTACTTGATACACTGGCCTAATCCCGATGTCCCCCTTGAAGAAACTCTTTCAGCCATGAGTGACGAAGTTCAGAACGGTAGAGTTAGGTTTATTGGTGTATCTAATTTCGATACGCCTTTATTGAAGAAGGCTGTTGCCGTTTCGCGAGAACCGATCGTAAACAATCAGGTTCTTTTCAACATCGACGACAGACTAGCGATGAATGAACTTCTTCCCTACTGCCAGACTCAGGGAATTACAATGACAGCATATTCTCCACTTAGGAGAAATGCTGTAAAGACCTCAACCGAAAAACTGCTCAAGGAACTTCCCAGTAAATACTCAGCATCCATTCAGCAAATAATGCTTGCATGGCTACTGGGAAAAGATGGAGTAGTAGTAATCCCAAAGGCATCAAAGCTGGAACACCTCAGATCCAATCTCGAAGCAGCAAGCATTGTCCTCGATCAAGAGGATGTGAGAATGCTTGATTCGCTTGAATAA
- a CDS encoding carbohydrate ABC transporter permease: MRQVTSSILRKENSLGWKLVSPTVILLMILILYPVAYNIYISFFDYGITSSTFVGLENYIRVFKDGAFWKSFLITVGFTLITVFGSILLGLGVALMLNKEFKGRAIVRTIILLPYITPLISIVFSWKYIFDPSYGPFMQLFSQTLGWVSPQLDLLNNSNNAFLVASIFNIWRNFPFVYLMLLSRLQSIPEDYYEAAEIDGATAWQKFTNITLPEIFFVMGAVALMRGIWNFYKFDEVYLISKRAGTLPIFIYERVIGTTSPEYGIAAAIATILMVIMFGLITAYVKKVLKW, from the coding sequence ATGCGGCAAGTTACCTCTTCCATTTTGAGGAAAGAAAACAGTCTAGGTTGGAAATTGGTGTCGCCAACGGTGATTCTCTTGATGATACTAATACTGTATCCCGTTGCGTACAACATATACATTTCATTTTTCGACTACGGCATTACGAGTTCCACGTTTGTGGGACTGGAGAACTACATCAGAGTCTTCAAAGATGGTGCATTCTGGAAGTCGTTCTTAATAACAGTTGGGTTCACTCTCATAACGGTTTTTGGGAGCATATTGCTAGGCCTTGGAGTTGCCCTCATGCTGAACAAAGAGTTCAAGGGAAGAGCAATAGTAAGAACAATCATCTTGCTCCCATACATTACCCCTCTGATCTCGATTGTTTTCTCCTGGAAGTATATCTTTGATCCCAGCTATGGCCCTTTCATGCAGCTTTTTAGTCAGACTCTCGGATGGGTTTCCCCTCAACTTGATCTTCTTAACAACTCAAACAATGCATTCCTCGTTGCATCTATCTTCAACATTTGGCGTAACTTCCCCTTCGTCTACTTGATGCTTCTGTCAAGGCTTCAATCAATTCCTGAGGACTACTACGAGGCAGCGGAGATAGATGGAGCAACGGCATGGCAGAAGTTCACGAATATCACTCTTCCCGAGATCTTCTTCGTTATGGGAGCTGTAGCTCTTATGAGGGGAATCTGGAACTTCTACAAGTTTGACGAGGTATATTTGATAAGCAAAAGGGCCGGTACTCTTCCGATATTCATTTATGAAAGGGTAATAGGCACAACTTCACCTGAGTATGGCATTGCGGCTGCAATCGCAACCATTCTCATGGTTATCATGTTCGGATTGATAACCGCATATGTCAAGAAGGTGTTGAAATGGTAA